The following proteins are co-located in the Labrys monachus genome:
- a CDS encoding acetate--CoA ligase family protein — protein sequence MSLVDGLRRLLKPRHIAVAGGRLASIIIRECDRIGYAGPIWPIHPDKDEIAGHRAYRTVADLPEAPDATFVATPSEPTVDIVAALAERGAGAAVCYAAGFAEIGGKGVVLQERLVEAARGMPIVGPNCYGVLNLLDGCVLWADTHGAERVERGVAIITQSGNIALNITMQRRSLPIAYVIAVGNKAVGDHGDYIEALLADDRVTAIGLHIEGIEDAALFSKAAIKALEKGVPLVVLKTGRSHIGAEMAMSHTSSLAGADSLYDALFARYGIARLNDVPAFIETLKLMHVFGGLPGRRISSMSCSGGEAALIADLAADRALEFGPIPPDNAARLQELLTEKVHVANPLDYHTYIWGDRQANAAVFGEMLQSGFDLNLLVLDQPRADRGLVPDGGFDAARAAMAEAAAATGARAAVVSSLPENMREDDAKALMARGILPMQGIGDALTAISHGADYGLARGRRDRLVPLKRAALIDVAKARLLSEHESKHLLGRHGLDLPPSRIAGAVEAPSTAAALGFPVAIKIHSDRIAHKSDVGGVKLGLRTRADVTDAVASMLHLGERFLVERMVEGAVAELIVGVVRDPQFGPTLTIGAGGVLVEVLQDAAVMLLPASAEEIREKLMGLRVARLLEGFRGKPRGDIRGTIKAILAIAAFAERHADRLVELDVNPLFVLPEGRGAVAADALIRMID from the coding sequence ATGTCTCTCGTCGATGGCCTTCGCCGCCTGCTGAAACCTCGTCATATCGCCGTCGCGGGAGGGCGGCTGGCGTCGATCATCATCCGCGAATGCGACCGCATCGGCTATGCCGGCCCGATCTGGCCGATTCATCCCGACAAGGACGAGATCGCCGGCCACCGGGCCTACAGGACGGTGGCGGACCTGCCCGAGGCACCGGACGCCACCTTCGTGGCGACGCCGAGCGAGCCGACCGTCGACATCGTCGCGGCCCTCGCCGAGCGCGGCGCCGGCGCCGCGGTCTGCTATGCCGCCGGCTTCGCCGAGATCGGCGGCAAGGGCGTTGTCCTGCAGGAGCGCCTGGTCGAGGCGGCGCGCGGCATGCCGATCGTCGGGCCCAATTGCTACGGCGTGCTCAACCTGCTCGACGGCTGCGTGCTGTGGGCCGACACCCACGGCGCCGAGCGCGTCGAGCGCGGCGTCGCCATCATCACCCAGTCCGGCAATATCGCCCTCAACATCACCATGCAGCGCCGCAGCCTGCCGATCGCCTATGTGATCGCCGTCGGCAACAAGGCGGTCGGCGACCATGGCGACTATATCGAGGCGCTGCTGGCCGACGACCGCGTCACCGCCATCGGCCTGCATATCGAAGGCATCGAGGATGCCGCCCTGTTCTCCAAGGCCGCGATCAAGGCGCTCGAAAAGGGCGTGCCGCTCGTGGTGCTGAAGACCGGCCGCTCGCATATCGGCGCCGAAATGGCGATGAGCCACACCTCCTCGCTCGCCGGCGCCGATTCGCTCTACGACGCGCTGTTCGCCCGCTACGGCATCGCCCGCCTCAACGACGTGCCGGCCTTCATCGAGACGCTCAAGCTCATGCATGTGTTCGGCGGCCTGCCGGGCCGGCGCATCTCCTCGATGAGCTGCTCGGGTGGGGAGGCGGCGCTGATCGCCGACCTCGCCGCCGACCGCGCGCTCGAATTCGGGCCGATCCCGCCCGACAATGCGGCGCGGCTGCAGGAACTCCTCACCGAGAAGGTGCATGTCGCCAATCCGCTCGACTACCACACCTATATCTGGGGCGACCGGCAGGCCAACGCCGCCGTGTTCGGCGAGATGCTGCAATCGGGCTTCGACCTCAACCTGCTGGTGCTCGACCAGCCGCGCGCCGATCGCGGCCTCGTCCCCGACGGCGGCTTCGACGCCGCCCGCGCCGCGATGGCGGAGGCCGCGGCAGCCACCGGCGCGCGGGCGGCGGTCGTCTCCTCTCTGCCCGAGAACATGCGGGAGGACGACGCCAAGGCGCTGATGGCGCGCGGCATCTTGCCCATGCAGGGCATCGGCGACGCCCTGACGGCGATCTCGCACGGGGCCGATTACGGCCTCGCCCGCGGGCGGCGGGACCGGCTGGTGCCGCTCAAGCGGGCCGCGCTCATCGACGTCGCCAAGGCGCGCCTGCTCAGCGAACATGAATCCAAGCACCTGCTCGGCCGCCACGGCCTGGACCTGCCGCCGAGCCGCATCGCCGGCGCGGTGGAGGCGCCGTCCACGGCGGCGGCGCTCGGCTTTCCCGTGGCGATCAAGATCCACAGCGACCGGATCGCGCATAAGTCGGATGTCGGCGGCGTCAAGCTCGGCCTGCGCACGCGTGCCGACGTCACCGACGCCGTCGCCTCCATGCTGCATCTGGGCGAGCGCTTCCTGGTCGAGCGCATGGTCGAGGGCGCCGTGGCGGAACTCATCGTCGGCGTGGTGCGCGATCCCCAGTTCGGCCCGACGCTGACGATCGGCGCCGGCGGCGTGCTGGTCGAGGTGCTGCAGGACGCCGCGGTGATGCTGCTGCCCGCCAGCGCGGAGGAGATCCGCGAGAAGCTGATGGGCCTGCGCGTCGCCCGCCTGCTCGAAGGCTTCCGTGGCAAGCCGCGCGGCGACATCCGCGGCACCATCAAGGCCATCCTCGCCATCGCCGCCTTCGCCGAGCGCCACGCCGACCGGCTGGTCGAGCTCGACGTCAATCCGCTCTTCGTGCTGCCGGAAGGGCGCGGCGCCGTCGCGGCCGACGCCCTCATCCGCATGATCGACTGA
- a CDS encoding type II toxin-antitoxin system RelE/ParE family toxin, which translates to MKVQWTEKALLDLARLHDFLAPVNRSAAERVVKMLSAAPTTLSLNPRIGNRLEGFAPREVRRIVIQHYEMRYEIRDATLFVLRLWHTREDR; encoded by the coding sequence GTGAAAGTTCAGTGGACCGAAAAGGCCCTTTTGGACCTCGCCCGGCTCCACGATTTTCTTGCCCCCGTGAACAGAAGTGCTGCAGAGCGGGTGGTCAAGATGCTTTCGGCCGCGCCGACGACTCTATCGCTGAATCCTCGTATCGGGAATCGACTGGAGGGGTTCGCGCCGCGTGAGGTGCGCCGAATTGTCATTCAGCACTATGAAATGCGCTATGAAATCCGCGATGCGACCCTTTTCGTCCTGCGCCTGTGGCACACGCGGGAGGATCGCTGA
- the addB gene encoding double-strand break repair protein AddB, which produces MVHRPNLLTIAPGTPFLETLVDALLDGRLVPGYAPRRDPLALSAATLYLPTRRAIRALRMIFLDRLGTGAVLLPRLLALGEVDDDEAAFDAEAPDFGEPVAGLDRQIALTRLILQWSAALKQALLPLPGAEEPLLIPSSPGDAAGLAAELGQFLDGMQIDRVEPAALATLSATHAGLYDKYWDLTLRFLEIATVHWPAHLAEIGKGDAVLLRNARMMAEAARLAADPQAGPVIVAGSTGSIPATRDLIKAVAAHPGGAVVLPGLDLDLDLAGWTAIATGAGAPGHPQAGLAALLAAIGVDRDGVGLLKEPPPALARRAALVSQALRPAETTDLWAGRRGGDPGAVAEAFAGVTLVEAAHEGEEALVAALALREALTVPGRTAALVTPNRLLARRVVTELGRWDILADDSAGRPLADAPPGLFARLVLDAALNDFAPIPLLALLKHPFARLGRPRAAIRRATAALEIGALRGPRPAPGLAGVAKALARGRASLGEPHAPAARRGLSDADWTAAEALVEALQGALEPFAALLRRREAYPASAFFAAHRLAAEAAAAPAEDEEAVLYAQEAGLALEAFFADLGTVAPDALALAAAEFPGLFAALLAGRTVRGGEPRHPRIAIYGLLEARLLPVDRLVLAGLDEGVWPPDVKADPWLNRPMRAAIGLSAPEKRIGLASHDFEQALGCADVVITRALKRGGSPTVPSRWLQRLGAFLGPAYAAMQVRGGRLCALARQLDAGAAPSPAPAAPTPRPPLALRPTRLSVTQIEHLVRDPYTIHARHILRLEPLDDIAMPPGAADRGTLIHEALRQFAGICAGGVPPDALARLMAIGESLFADLADFPDVLAFWRPRFAAIAGFLADWEAERRPRLARVESEIGGTIAWETIAGRAFTLAARADRIEVAADGVVRLLDFKTGQAPTARQVQRGLSPQVALEMAMLVEAGFQGFPAPDALAAPSIVKLGARRKDIREIPLAFEDMEPIEVAMETLARVKALIDRFENEETPYASLLHPMFKGRRYGDYDHLARVREWSLGAESEE; this is translated from the coding sequence ATGGTGCATCGCCCCAACCTCCTCACCATTGCACCCGGCACGCCCTTTCTGGAGACGCTGGTCGACGCGCTGCTGGACGGCCGGCTCGTGCCCGGCTATGCGCCGCGCCGCGACCCGCTGGCACTGTCGGCCGCCACCCTCTATCTGCCGACCCGCCGCGCCATCCGGGCGCTGCGCATGATCTTCCTCGACCGCCTCGGCACCGGCGCCGTGTTGCTGCCGCGCCTGCTCGCCCTCGGCGAGGTCGATGACGACGAGGCCGCCTTCGATGCCGAGGCGCCGGACTTCGGCGAGCCGGTGGCGGGGCTCGACCGGCAGATCGCGCTGACGCGCCTGATCCTGCAATGGAGCGCCGCGCTGAAGCAGGCCCTGCTGCCGCTGCCGGGAGCGGAGGAGCCGCTGCTGATCCCGTCCTCGCCCGGCGACGCGGCCGGGCTCGCCGCCGAGCTCGGCCAATTCCTCGACGGCATGCAGATCGACCGGGTCGAGCCCGCCGCCCTGGCGACGCTGAGCGCCACCCATGCCGGGCTCTACGACAAATATTGGGACCTGACCCTGCGCTTCCTGGAGATCGCCACCGTCCATTGGCCGGCGCATCTGGCCGAGATCGGCAAAGGCGACGCCGTCCTGCTGCGCAATGCCCGCATGATGGCCGAGGCCGCGCGGCTCGCCGCCGATCCGCAGGCCGGACCGGTGATCGTCGCCGGCTCGACCGGCTCGATCCCGGCGACGCGCGACCTCATCAAGGCGGTCGCGGCCCATCCGGGCGGTGCCGTCGTGCTGCCCGGGCTCGATCTCGATCTCGACCTCGCCGGCTGGACCGCCATCGCCACCGGAGCCGGCGCGCCGGGCCATCCGCAGGCCGGCCTCGCCGCCCTGCTGGCGGCGATCGGCGTCGACCGCGACGGCGTCGGCCTGCTGAAGGAGCCGCCGCCGGCGCTGGCGCGCCGCGCCGCTCTGGTGTCGCAGGCGCTGCGGCCGGCCGAGACCACCGATCTGTGGGCGGGCCGGCGCGGCGGCGATCCCGGGGCGGTGGCCGAGGCCTTCGCCGGCGTCACGCTGGTCGAGGCGGCGCATGAGGGCGAGGAGGCCCTCGTCGCGGCCCTCGCCTTGCGCGAAGCGCTGACCGTGCCCGGCCGGACCGCGGCGCTCGTCACGCCCAACCGCCTGCTCGCCCGGCGGGTGGTCACCGAACTCGGACGCTGGGACATCCTCGCCGACGACAGCGCCGGCCGGCCTCTGGCCGATGCGCCGCCCGGCCTGTTCGCGCGCCTCGTGCTCGATGCCGCGCTGAACGATTTCGCGCCGATCCCGCTGCTGGCCCTGCTGAAACATCCCTTCGCCCGGCTCGGCCGGCCGAGGGCGGCGATCCGGCGCGCCACCGCGGCCCTGGAGATCGGCGCCCTGCGCGGCCCGCGGCCGGCGCCGGGGCTCGCCGGCGTCGCCAAGGCGCTCGCCCGCGGCCGGGCGAGCCTCGGCGAGCCGCATGCCCCAGCGGCGCGGCGCGGCCTCTCCGACGCGGACTGGACGGCCGCCGAAGCGCTGGTCGAGGCGCTGCAAGGGGCGCTGGAGCCCTTCGCCGCGCTGCTGCGCAGGCGCGAAGCCTATCCGGCATCGGCCTTCTTCGCGGCCCATCGCCTCGCGGCGGAGGCCGCGGCTGCTCCGGCTGAGGACGAGGAGGCCGTCCTCTACGCCCAGGAGGCGGGCCTGGCGCTCGAAGCCTTCTTCGCCGATCTCGGCACCGTCGCCCCCGATGCCCTGGCGCTGGCCGCCGCCGAGTTCCCCGGCCTGTTCGCGGCGCTGCTGGCCGGACGCACCGTGCGCGGCGGCGAACCGAGGCATCCGCGCATCGCCATATACGGGCTGCTGGAGGCTCGGCTGCTGCCGGTCGACCGGCTGGTGCTCGCCGGCCTCGACGAGGGCGTGTGGCCGCCCGACGTCAAGGCCGATCCCTGGCTCAACCGGCCGATGCGGGCGGCGATCGGCCTGTCCGCGCCGGAAAAGCGCATCGGCCTCGCCTCCCATGATTTCGAGCAGGCGCTCGGCTGCGCCGACGTAGTCATCACCCGTGCCCTGAAGCGCGGCGGTTCGCCGACGGTGCCGTCACGCTGGCTGCAGCGGCTCGGTGCCTTTCTCGGGCCCGCCTATGCGGCGATGCAGGTGAGGGGGGGCCGGCTCTGCGCGCTCGCCCGCCAGCTCGACGCCGGCGCGGCGCCGTCTCCCGCCCCGGCGGCGCCGACGCCGCGTCCGCCGCTGGCGCTGCGCCCGACCCGCCTGTCGGTGACCCAGATCGAGCATCTCGTGCGCGATCCCTATACGATCCATGCCCGCCACATCCTGCGCCTGGAGCCGCTCGACGACATCGCGATGCCGCCCGGCGCCGCCGACCGAGGCACGCTGATCCACGAGGCGCTCCGGCAATTCGCCGGGATCTGCGCCGGCGGCGTGCCGCCGGACGCGCTGGCGCGATTGATGGCGATCGGCGAGAGCCTCTTCGCCGACCTCGCCGATTTCCCCGACGTGCTGGCATTCTGGCGGCCGCGCTTTGCCGCCATCGCCGGCTTCCTCGCCGACTGGGAGGCCGAGCGGCGGCCGCGCCTCGCCCGGGTGGAGAGCGAGATCGGCGGCACCATCGCCTGGGAGACCATCGCCGGGCGCGCCTTCACGCTCGCCGCCCGGGCCGACCGCATCGAGGTCGCGGCGGACGGCGTGGTGCGGCTGCTCGATTTCAAGACCGGCCAGGCGCCGACCGCCCGGCAGGTGCAGCGCGGCCTCAGCCCGCAGGTCGCCCTGGAGATGGCGATGCTGGTCGAAGCCGGCTTCCAGGGCTTCCCGGCGCCCGACGCGCTCGCGGCGCCCAGCATCGTGAAGCTCGGCGCCCGCCGCAAGGACATCCGCGAGATCCCCCTCGCCTTCGAGGACATGGAGCCGATCGAGGTCGCGATGGAAACGCTGGCCCGCGTCAAGGCGCTGATCGACCGCTTCGAGAACGAGGAGACCCCCTACGCCTCGCTGCTGCACCCGATGTTCAAGGGCCGCCGCTACGGCGATTACGATCATCTCGCCCGGGTGCGCGAATGGTCTCTCGGCGCGGAGAGCGAGGAATGA
- a CDS encoding CopG family ribbon-helix-helix protein: protein MARVTDTKVLTAHIPLPLADKIDALAARLERSRGWIIKQALADWIDQEEERDRLTREALADVDAGRVIDHESVLAWAESLGTDEPLPVPRR, encoded by the coding sequence ATGGCGCGGGTGACCGACACGAAAGTTTTGACCGCTCACATACCTTTGCCGTTGGCGGACAAAATCGACGCCCTCGCAGCTCGTCTCGAGCGTTCGCGGGGCTGGATCATCAAGCAGGCCCTGGCGGATTGGATTGATCAGGAAGAAGAGCGCGACCGTCTCACACGCGAAGCTCTCGCCGATGTGGATGCAGGGCGCGTCATCGACCACGAAAGCGTTCTGGCATGGGCGGAAAGCCTCGGCACTGACGAACCGTTGCCGGTGCCTCGCCGGTGA
- a CDS encoding pyridoxal phosphate-dependent aminotransferase: protein MRFASVTDRLAGLGADKWVLHQESRRRVGSGEDIIELTIGEPDTPAPQALIDAAIAGLHARRTRYTGGRGESVVVEAIAAKYAARTGRAVTAGNVAYMPGTQTALYAAMRVLAEAGDEVLVGDPLYATYEGVIRSSGADVAYVPLDPANGFHMRAADIEARITPRSRALLLNSPHNPTGATLSAAEIAEIVEVCRRHDLWIVSDEVYETMAYGAAFASPFDLPAGAERTVVVSSISKSHMLPGFRSGWCVGPVEFIDRLLPVSETMLFGAQPFIQDAAAKAIGAAFPECTEMVEVLARRAAIFPEALANAPGLRCAMPEGGMFAMVDVSGTGLDGEAFAWRLLDEERVAVMPGSSFGRQASGHVRVSLTAEAPMLREAASRMIRLAIRLSQGKAA from the coding sequence GTGCGCTTTGCTTCCGTTACCGATCGTCTGGCGGGCCTCGGCGCGGACAAGTGGGTCCTGCATCAGGAGAGCCGCCGGCGGGTCGGCAGCGGCGAGGATATCATCGAGCTCACCATCGGCGAGCCGGACACGCCGGCGCCGCAGGCGCTGATCGATGCGGCGATCGCCGGCCTGCATGCCCGGCGCACCCGATATACCGGCGGGCGGGGCGAGAGCGTCGTCGTGGAGGCGATCGCCGCCAAATATGCGGCGCGGACGGGACGGGCGGTCACCGCCGGCAATGTCGCCTATATGCCGGGCACGCAGACGGCCCTCTACGCCGCCATGCGCGTGCTGGCGGAGGCGGGCGACGAGGTGCTGGTCGGCGATCCGCTCTACGCCACCTATGAGGGCGTGATCCGCTCGTCCGGCGCCGACGTTGCCTATGTGCCGCTCGACCCGGCGAACGGCTTCCACATGCGCGCCGCCGACATCGAGGCCCGCATCACGCCGCGCTCGCGGGCGCTGCTGCTCAACTCGCCGCACAACCCGACGGGCGCGACGCTTTCGGCGGCCGAGATCGCCGAGATCGTCGAGGTCTGCCGCCGGCACGATCTGTGGATCGTGTCGGACGAGGTCTACGAGACGATGGCCTATGGCGCGGCCTTCGCCTCGCCCTTCGACCTGCCGGCGGGCGCCGAGCGCACCGTCGTCGTCTCCTCGATCTCGAAGTCGCATATGCTGCCGGGCTTCCGGTCCGGCTGGTGCGTCGGCCCGGTCGAGTTCATCGACCGCCTGCTGCCGGTGTCGGAGACCATGCTGTTCGGCGCCCAGCCCTTCATCCAGGATGCCGCGGCGAAGGCCATCGGCGCCGCCTTCCCCGAATGCACCGAGATGGTCGAGGTCCTCGCCCGCCGCGCCGCGATCTTTCCCGAGGCGCTCGCCAACGCGCCGGGCCTGCGCTGCGCCATGCCCGAAGGCGGCATGTTCGCCATGGTCGACGTCTCCGGCACCGGGCTCGACGGCGAGGCCTTCGCCTGGCGCCTGCTCGACGAGGAACGGGTGGCGGTGATGCCGGGCTCCTCCTTCGGCCGCCAGGCATCGGGGCATGTCCGCGTCAGCCTCACCGCCGAGGCGCCCATGCTGCGCGAGGCGGCGAGCCGGATGATCCGCCTCGCCATCCGCCTCAGCCAGGGCAAGGCGGCCTGA
- a CDS encoding acyl-CoA dehydrogenase family protein gives MQFALTEEQSMLVETVRRFVEEELYPHEALVERTDEVPEDVAARIRQKAMDLGLYAANMPVELGGGGLDAVGIALLERELGRANYGLQMVVARPSNILQGCVGEQRERWLLPAIRGERTDCLAMTEPGAGSDVRSMKTRAVRKGERYVVNGQKHFISHADKADFIILFAVTGTEETRRGPRNQISGFLVDKDTPGLTVRPGPQALSHRGYHNCELYFDDCEIPAGNLLGEEGKGFDLMSEWLGATRLTVAATSVGRARRVMDETLAWAGQRKQFGQPISQFQGVSFPLADLMVELEAADLLTLRAAWLLDQGKATDADFAMAKLAASEMLGRLTDRAIQTFGGMGLMDTLPIAGWWKDARVERIWDGTSEIQRLIIARQMLRPHEGK, from the coding sequence ATGCAGTTCGCGTTGACCGAAGAGCAGTCGATGCTGGTCGAGACGGTCCGCCGCTTCGTCGAGGAGGAGCTCTATCCCCACGAGGCGCTGGTGGAGCGCACCGACGAGGTGCCGGAGGACGTTGCCGCCAGGATCCGGCAGAAGGCGATGGATCTCGGGCTCTATGCCGCCAACATGCCGGTCGAGCTCGGCGGCGGCGGCCTCGACGCGGTCGGGATCGCCCTGCTCGAACGCGAGCTCGGCCGGGCCAATTACGGCCTGCAGATGGTGGTGGCGCGGCCCTCCAACATCCTGCAGGGCTGCGTCGGCGAGCAGCGCGAGCGCTGGCTCCTGCCGGCGATACGGGGCGAGCGTACCGATTGCCTGGCGATGACCGAGCCGGGCGCCGGCTCCGACGTCCGCTCGATGAAGACGCGCGCCGTGCGCAAGGGCGAGCGCTACGTCGTCAACGGCCAGAAGCATTTCATCAGCCATGCCGACAAGGCCGACTTCATCATCCTGTTCGCCGTCACCGGCACCGAGGAAACCAGGCGCGGCCCGCGCAACCAGATCTCCGGCTTCCTCGTCGACAAGGACACCCCGGGCCTGACGGTGCGGCCCGGTCCGCAGGCGCTGTCGCATCGCGGCTACCACAATTGCGAGCTCTATTTCGACGATTGCGAGATCCCGGCCGGCAATTTGCTCGGCGAGGAGGGCAAGGGCTTCGACCTGATGAGCGAATGGCTCGGCGCCACCCGCCTCACCGTCGCGGCGACCTCGGTCGGCCGGGCGCGACGGGTGATGGACGAGACGCTGGCCTGGGCCGGCCAGCGCAAGCAGTTCGGCCAGCCGATCTCGCAGTTCCAGGGCGTGTCCTTCCCGCTGGCCGACCTGATGGTGGAGCTCGAAGCCGCCGACCTGCTGACGCTGCGCGCCGCCTGGCTGCTCGACCAGGGCAAGGCGACCGACGCCGATTTCGCCATGGCCAAGCTCGCCGCCTCCGAGATGCTCGGCCGGCTGACCGACCGCGCCATCCAGACCTTCGGCGGCATGGGACTGATGGACACGCTGCCCATCGCCGGCTGGTGGAAGGACGCCCGCGTCGAGCGCATCTGGGACGGCACCAGCGAGATCCAGCGCCTGATCATCGCCCGCCAGATGCTGCGCCCGCACGAGGGGAAGTGA
- a CDS encoding enoyl-CoA hydratase-related protein, translating to MTEAVKLERRGAVLEITLDRPKANAIDLATSKALHAAFRTLEDDPALRVAILTGAGERIFSAGWDLKAVAAGTEEPDTDFGEGGFAGLTAFWDLSKPVIVAVNGVAIAGGCELALAADLMVVADHAEFALSEATVGLVPDAGGVQRLPRRIPAAIATELLLTGRRFTAAEALGWGLANAVVPSAELMETARALAGRIAAAAPLSVRAIKAILAATDGMSVREAYEHVAAGKVPAHRAMQLSEDSREGAKAFVEKRPPVWKGR from the coding sequence ATGACCGAAGCCGTCAAACTGGAGCGCCGCGGGGCGGTGCTCGAAATCACGCTGGACCGGCCGAAGGCCAACGCCATCGACCTCGCGACCTCGAAGGCGCTGCATGCCGCCTTCCGCACCCTGGAGGACGATCCGGCCCTGCGCGTCGCCATCCTCACCGGGGCGGGCGAGCGGATCTTTTCGGCCGGCTGGGACCTCAAGGCGGTCGCCGCCGGCACCGAGGAGCCCGATACCGATTTCGGCGAGGGCGGCTTTGCCGGGCTGACGGCGTTCTGGGACCTGTCCAAGCCGGTCATCGTAGCCGTCAACGGCGTGGCGATCGCCGGCGGCTGCGAGCTGGCGCTCGCCGCCGACCTCATGGTGGTCGCCGACCATGCCGAATTCGCCCTGTCGGAAGCCACGGTCGGCCTCGTTCCGGACGCCGGCGGCGTGCAGCGCCTGCCGCGCCGCATCCCCGCCGCCATCGCCACCGAGCTGCTGCTCACCGGCCGCCGCTTCACCGCGGCGGAGGCGCTGGGTTGGGGGCTCGCCAATGCGGTGGTGCCCTCGGCCGAGCTGATGGAGACCGCCCGGGCGCTGGCCGGCCGGATCGCCGCCGCGGCGCCGCTCTCCGTGCGCGCCATCAAGGCCATCCTCGCCGCCACCGACGGCATGAGCGTGCGCGAGGCCTATGAGCACGTCGCCGCCGGCAAGGTGCCGGCCCATCGCGCCATGCAGCTCTCCGAGGATTCGCGCGAAGGCGCCAAGGCCTTCGTCGAGAAGCGCCCGCCGGTCTGGAAGGGGCGGTAG
- a CDS encoding 5-guanidino-2-oxopentanoate decarboxylase → MTDHPPLGSAIPGLLVQRGIDTVFGIPGVHTVELYRGLPGSGLTHVTPRHEQGAGFMADGYARATGRPAACFIVTGPGLLNAATAMAQALADSIPMLVITTLNPRATLGRGEGRLHELRGQSIVGREISALALTVLTAGQLVPALDEAFAFLASSRPGPVLIEIPIDLLSEPFLVPDSGARRPAGPPPPCMDDVEAAARLLDAARNPLVIAGGGCVAGAPAVRALVETLGAATLLTTNAKGILPGGHPLLAGGCVLTAAQHAMLDEADVVLALGTELGETDFWYGDAGLGLKGAVIRVDIDARQLGRNAVPALPVVGDAGRFAALLAPLLTRPRPGGEAYAQRLHAARLDGAEPRYTRHLPLLEAIWEVLPDAVVAADSTAASYGGNFLAEPPAPRRWMSAATGFGTLGYALPAAIGAKVGRPEAPVVCIIGDGGLHFTMPELASAADAGAPVIVLLWNDRRYGEIEEYMVRYQIAPLGVRLHATDFAAMAKAFGADHRMARSLAEVRAALLAASARAATTIIEMDASDYA, encoded by the coding sequence ATGACCGACCATCCGCCTCTCGGCTCCGCCATCCCCGGGCTGCTGGTCCAGCGCGGCATCGACACCGTGTTCGGCATCCCCGGCGTGCACACCGTCGAGCTCTATCGCGGCCTGCCCGGATCGGGCCTCACCCATGTCACGCCCCGCCACGAACAGGGCGCCGGCTTCATGGCCGACGGCTATGCCCGCGCCACCGGAAGGCCCGCCGCCTGCTTCATCGTGACCGGCCCGGGGCTGCTCAATGCCGCGACCGCCATGGCACAGGCGCTCGCCGACAGCATCCCCATGCTGGTGATCACCACCCTCAATCCGCGGGCGACCCTCGGACGGGGCGAGGGACGCCTGCACGAATTGCGCGGGCAGTCGATCGTCGGGCGCGAGATTTCCGCGCTGGCGCTGACGGTGCTCACCGCCGGCCAGCTCGTCCCGGCCCTGGACGAGGCCTTCGCCTTCCTCGCCTCCTCGCGTCCCGGCCCGGTGCTGATCGAGATCCCGATCGATCTCCTGTCGGAGCCCTTCCTCGTTCCCGATAGCGGCGCGCGCCGGCCGGCCGGGCCGCCGCCGCCGTGCATGGACGACGTCGAAGCGGCGGCGCGCCTCCTCGACGCAGCCCGCAACCCGCTGGTGATCGCAGGCGGCGGCTGCGTGGCGGGTGCGCCGGCCGTCCGCGCGCTCGTCGAGACGCTCGGCGCGGCGACGCTCCTCACCACCAACGCCAAGGGCATCCTGCCCGGCGGCCATCCGCTGCTCGCGGGCGGCTGCGTGCTGACGGCGGCCCAGCACGCCATGCTCGACGAAGCCGACGTCGTCCTGGCCCTCGGCACCGAGCTCGGCGAGACCGACTTCTGGTACGGCGATGCCGGGCTCGGCCTGAAGGGCGCGGTCATCCGCGTCGACATCGATGCACGCCAGCTCGGCCGCAACGCGGTGCCCGCTTTGCCGGTGGTCGGCGATGCCGGCCGCTTCGCCGCCCTGCTCGCGCCCCTGCTGACGCGCCCGCGTCCGGGCGGGGAGGCCTATGCGCAGCGCCTGCATGCCGCCCGGCTCGACGGCGCCGAACCGCGTTATACGCGCCATCTGCCGCTGCTGGAGGCGATCTGGGAGGTCCTGCCGGACGCGGTGGTGGCCGCCGATTCGACCGCCGCGAGCTATGGCGGCAATTTCCTCGCCGAGCCGCCGGCGCCGCGGCGCTGGATGAGCGCGGCGACCGGCTTTGGCACTCTCGGCTATGCCCTGCCGGCGGCGATCGGCGCCAAGGTCGGCCGGCCGGAGGCGCCTGTCGTCTGCATCATCGGCGATGGCGGCCTGCATTTCACCATGCCGGAACTCGCCAGCGCCGCCGATGCCGGCGCGCCGGTGATCGTCCTTCTGTGGAACGACAGGCGCTATGGCGAGATCGAGGAATACATGGTCCGCTACCAGATCGCGCCGCTCGGCGTCCGCCTGCATGCCACCGACTTCGCCGCGATGGCGAAGGCCTTCGGGGCGGACCACCGCATGGCGCGCTCCCTCGCGGAGGTCCGGGCCGCGCTGCTCGCCGCCTCGGCCCGGGCCGCCACCACGATCATCGAGATGGACGCGTCGGATTATGCCTGA